One segment of Bradyrhizobium sp. CB2312 DNA contains the following:
- a CDS encoding caspase family protein, which yields MRYLTLLASLMCMALSVSAAKADRRVAFVVGNGSYKNVAQLPNPPIDAKAMAATLRNVGFDVIEGSNLSRDQMTEKLLDFGRKAQGSDIALFYYAGHGIAVGGTNYLLPVDADIKSEMDVKLGAAINIDLTLEQTMGDAKVKLVFLDACRDNPFAAKIKSNSATRSVNVQSGLAEMKSGEGTLIAFATGPGQTALDGQEGNNSPFTRALIDNITRPGVEIQQAMTSVRAQVNEETHKGQLPWGHTNLIGAVYLNQAPTTQVANAAPTASGVVPAASGSNDGVELEYWRSVKESNKPEELNAYLAAYPNGQFKALALARLAAIKSGPSTATRTLNAGVDPAAFTDEASQLTEDQMGLDKNQRRDVQRRLTGLGFDTKQTGVFNEETRSVIKRWQAARGYPSSGYLNKPQHKALLAEVVAAPPTASDNSQKAARRASAPAGSSAPAPAPQRSSPGDAAGAAFVGGVVGGMMGGMFRR from the coding sequence ATGCGCTATCTCACCCTCCTCGCGTCGCTGATGTGCATGGCCTTGTCGGTCAGCGCCGCGAAAGCGGACCGCCGCGTCGCCTTTGTCGTCGGCAACGGCTCCTACAAGAACGTCGCGCAATTGCCGAACCCGCCAATCGACGCCAAGGCGATGGCGGCGACGCTGCGCAACGTCGGCTTCGACGTGATCGAAGGATCCAACCTCAGCCGCGACCAGATGACGGAGAAGCTGCTCGATTTCGGCCGCAAGGCGCAGGGCTCCGACATCGCGCTGTTCTACTATGCCGGCCACGGCATCGCCGTCGGCGGCACCAACTATCTCCTGCCGGTCGACGCCGACATCAAGTCGGAGATGGACGTCAAGCTTGGCGCCGCCATCAACATCGACCTGACGCTCGAGCAGACCATGGGCGATGCCAAGGTCAAGCTCGTGTTCCTCGATGCCTGCCGCGACAATCCGTTCGCTGCCAAGATCAAGTCGAACTCGGCGACCCGCAGCGTCAACGTGCAGAGCGGCCTTGCCGAGATGAAGTCCGGTGAAGGCACGCTGATCGCGTTCGCCACCGGCCCGGGCCAGACCGCGCTCGACGGCCAGGAAGGCAATAACAGCCCGTTCACCCGCGCGCTGATCGACAACATCACCAGGCCCGGCGTCGAGATCCAGCAGGCGATGACGTCGGTGCGCGCCCAGGTCAACGAGGAGACCCACAAGGGCCAGCTGCCCTGGGGCCACACCAATCTGATCGGCGCGGTCTATCTCAACCAGGCTCCGACCACCCAGGTTGCCAACGCGGCCCCCACCGCTTCCGGCGTCGTACCGGCGGCAAGCGGTAGCAATGACGGTGTCGAGCTAGAATACTGGCGCTCGGTGAAGGAGAGCAACAAGCCGGAAGAGCTCAACGCCTACCTGGCGGCCTATCCGAACGGCCAGTTCAAAGCGCTCGCGCTGGCGCGGCTCGCCGCGATCAAGAGCGGCCCGTCGACGGCGACCCGCACCCTCAATGCTGGCGTCGATCCCGCAGCCTTCACCGATGAGGCCTCTCAGCTCACCGAGGACCAGATGGGCCTCGACAAGAACCAGCGCCGCGACGTGCAGCGTCGCCTCACCGGGCTTGGCTTCGACACCAAGCAGACCGGCGTGTTCAACGAGGAGACCCGGTCCGTCATCAAGCGCTGGCAGGCCGCGCGCGGCTATCCTTCGTCGGGCTACCTCAACAAGCCCCAGCATAAGGCCCTGCTCGCCGAGGTCGTGGCAGCGCCGCCGACCGCAAGCGATAACAGCCAGAAGGCGGCCCGCCGTGCCAGCGCCCCCGCGGGCAGCAGCGCGCCGGCACCGGCCCCCCAACGCAGCAGCCCCGGCGATGCGGCCGGCGCAGCCTTCGTCGGCGG
- a CDS encoding DMT family transporter, with product MPPTPSKSMAALWMAGWLALMLVLAVAGREATRELNVFQIIEVRSVIGFALLLPMIYRSGGFKAVATKRLPQHLARNGVHYFAQLGWFYALTLIGIGQVVAIEFTMPIWTALMAATFLSERMTVWKIAAVVLGVVGVVMIVRPATSEINPGQLIALGAAIGFSISMILAKSLTRTESALSILFWMTVVQFVVGLLPTLYVWTWPSATLWGWLFVIGVCGTFSHYCLPSALRYADATIVVPMDFLRVPLTATAGWLLYSERLDAWTVLGAALILCGNLLNLKPASPVPARAQ from the coding sequence ATGCCCCCGACACCGTCCAAATCGATGGCTGCACTCTGGATGGCCGGCTGGCTGGCGCTGATGCTGGTCCTGGCGGTGGCCGGGCGCGAGGCCACGCGCGAGCTCAACGTCTTCCAAATCATAGAAGTGCGCTCGGTGATCGGGTTCGCGCTGCTGCTGCCGATGATCTACCGGAGCGGTGGCTTCAAGGCGGTCGCGACCAAACGCCTGCCCCAGCACCTCGCCCGCAACGGCGTCCACTATTTCGCACAGCTCGGCTGGTTCTATGCCCTGACGCTGATCGGGATCGGCCAGGTGGTGGCGATCGAATTCACCATGCCGATCTGGACCGCGCTGATGGCCGCAACCTTCCTGTCCGAGCGCATGACCGTCTGGAAGATCGCCGCGGTCGTGCTGGGTGTCGTCGGCGTCGTCATGATCGTGCGTCCCGCCACCAGCGAGATCAATCCGGGCCAGCTGATCGCGCTCGGAGCCGCAATCGGCTTCAGCATCTCCATGATCCTGGCGAAATCGCTGACCAGGACCGAGAGCGCATTGTCGATCCTGTTCTGGATGACCGTGGTGCAGTTTGTCGTAGGCCTGCTGCCGACGCTCTATGTCTGGACCTGGCCGTCAGCCACCCTTTGGGGCTGGCTCTTCGTCATCGGGGTCTGCGGCACATTCTCGCACTACTGCCTCCCCAGCGCGCTCCGCTACGCCGACGCGACGATCGTGGTTCCCATGGACTTCCTGCGGGTTCCGCTGACCGCCACCGCTGGCTGGCTGCTCTATTCCGAACGGCTCGATGCCTGGACCGTCCTCGGCGCAGCGCTGATCCTCTGCGGCAATCTCCTGAATTTAAAGCCGGCTTCGCCGGTTCCCGCCCGCGCGCAGTGA
- a CDS encoding RidA family protein produces MRILQPAEWKKPRGFSHGVEVEGPGRWVVLAGQTGGDEAGNYAPDMAAQVATALKRIVKLLGEAGAGPEHIVRLTWYLTSRSEYEAAGAGIGAAWKEMLGRNFPPSTLLYIGGLVDERAKVEIEVTAFIPNA; encoded by the coding sequence ATGCGCATCTTGCAGCCGGCCGAATGGAAGAAACCACGCGGCTTTTCTCATGGCGTGGAGGTGGAGGGGCCGGGCCGCTGGGTGGTGCTGGCCGGTCAGACCGGCGGCGACGAGGCCGGCAATTACGCGCCCGACATGGCAGCGCAGGTTGCGACCGCGCTGAAGCGGATCGTTAAGCTCCTGGGCGAGGCCGGTGCCGGTCCCGAGCACATCGTCCGCCTGACCTGGTACCTGACCAGCCGCAGCGAATATGAAGCTGCGGGCGCCGGCATCGGCGCAGCCTGGAAGGAAATGCTCGGGCGCAACTTCCCGCCCTCGACACTCCTCTATATCGGCGGTCTCGTCGATGAGCGCGCCAAGGTCGAGATCGAGGTCACCGCGTTCATCCCGAACGCATAA
- a CDS encoding formyltransferase family protein, with protein sequence MRITLVGSRHFGVTTLNMLREHGFPVVRVVVADAEDRLAAAAKAAGIEVAVQTNPKLVVASEIAPDTDLIITAHSHARIGKDALAAAKLGGIGYHPSLLPRHRGKAAVEWTIKEGDPIAGGTIYHLADRMDAGAIAAQDWCFVKKGETARELWERALAPLGLKLLADVIDYAKVHKALPAKVQDEQFATSAPSLS encoded by the coding sequence ATGCGCATTACCCTTGTCGGCTCCCGCCATTTCGGCGTGACCACCCTGAACATGCTCCGGGAGCACGGCTTTCCGGTTGTGCGGGTCGTGGTGGCCGACGCCGAGGATCGCCTCGCTGCGGCCGCCAAGGCGGCCGGGATCGAGGTGGCGGTGCAGACCAATCCCAAGCTGGTGGTCGCCTCCGAAATCGCCCCCGACACCGATCTGATCATCACCGCACACAGCCACGCCCGGATCGGCAAGGACGCCCTCGCCGCCGCGAAGCTCGGCGGGATCGGCTATCATCCCTCGCTGCTGCCGCGACATCGTGGCAAGGCTGCGGTGGAATGGACCATCAAGGAGGGCGATCCGATCGCCGGCGGCACGATCTATCATCTCGCCGACCGCATGGACGCCGGCGCCATCGCCGCCCAGGACTGGTGCTTCGTGAAGAAGGGCGAGACCGCTCGCGAGCTGTGGGAGCGCGCCCTCGCCCCGCTGGGCCTCAAGCTGCTGGCCGATGTGATCGACTATGCCAAGGTCCACAAGGCGCTGCCGGCCAAGGTCCAGGACGAGCAGTTCGCGACTTCGGCGCCAAGCCTTTCCTAA
- a CDS encoding acetoacetate--CoA ligase — MTAPFVPQIALYRNWLAEQRSLTFASYEEMRQWSVRDLDAFWRSIWDYYDLQSPTPFEAVIAERKMPGSVWFPGAQVNYARQVFRHVDAAQAAGLPAIVSSGEDGKLTETSWPELRRKAAALALHLREKGVKPGDRVAAYLPNIPETIIAFLASASIGAVWSVCAPDMAAPAVIDRFKQIEPKVLIACDAVTYAGRRHDRRDVVAELRQSLPTVEHVILHTETGGGAAPDALLSDLLARTGAAVDAFEPMWLPFDHPLWIVYSSGTTGLPKPIVHGHGGIVIVVLALLGLHNDLGCSYHENSFGERYHWYSSTGWIMWNSQVGGLLSGTTCCIFDGSPGGTKDKPDWGTLWRFVAQSKATFFGAGAAFFANCVKAEVDLAAAGDLSRLRCLGSTGSPLSADTQAWFNDCFAALSKTNGSKAQADIWWANISGGTDFAGAFIGGNRELPQTPGAMQCRLLGAAVEAFSEQGRAVIDEVGELVCTEPMPSMPLYFWNDKDGTRYRSSYFETYPDNFDGSGRGPVWRHGDWLKINPDGSCIIYGRSDATINRHGLRMGTSELYSAIEVLPEVLDSLVVDLEYLGRDSYMPLFVVLREGVTFDGAMQAKINKAIEASLSRRFLPNEIFAVSEIPRTLSGKKQELPIKKLLLGQPVEKVINKEAMANPACLDWYLEFARKYLARTAA, encoded by the coding sequence ATGACCGCTCCCTTCGTTCCCCAGATCGCCCTCTACCGCAACTGGCTCGCCGAGCAGCGCAGCCTCACCTTCGCAAGCTATGAGGAGATGCGGCAGTGGTCGGTGCGCGATCTCGATGCGTTCTGGCGCAGCATCTGGGACTATTACGATCTGCAATCGCCGACGCCGTTTGAGGCCGTGATCGCCGAGCGCAAGATGCCAGGCTCGGTCTGGTTTCCCGGCGCGCAGGTCAACTACGCGCGGCAGGTGTTCCGGCATGTCGATGCGGCGCAAGCCGCCGGCCTGCCCGCGATCGTCAGCAGCGGCGAGGACGGCAAGCTCACAGAGACGAGCTGGCCGGAGCTGCGACGCAAGGCGGCCGCGCTCGCGCTGCATCTGAGGGAAAAAGGCGTCAAGCCGGGTGATCGCGTTGCGGCGTACCTTCCCAACATTCCCGAGACCATCATCGCGTTTCTCGCCAGCGCGAGCATCGGCGCGGTCTGGAGCGTCTGCGCGCCCGACATGGCCGCGCCCGCCGTGATCGACCGCTTCAAGCAGATCGAGCCGAAGGTGCTGATCGCCTGCGATGCCGTCACCTATGCCGGGCGGCGGCACGACCGGCGCGATGTGGTGGCCGAGCTGCGGCAATCGCTACCGACGGTCGAGCACGTGATCCTGCACACCGAAACCGGCGGTGGCGCCGCGCCTGACGCCCTGCTGTCCGATCTCCTCGCCAGGACGGGCGCGGCGGTCGACGCGTTCGAGCCGATGTGGCTGCCGTTCGATCATCCGCTCTGGATCGTCTACTCCAGCGGCACCACAGGCCTGCCGAAACCGATCGTGCACGGCCATGGCGGCATCGTCATCGTGGTGCTGGCGCTGCTCGGCCTGCACAATGACCTCGGCTGCTCCTACCACGAGAATTCTTTCGGCGAGCGCTATCACTGGTACTCATCGACCGGCTGGATCATGTGGAACAGTCAGGTCGGCGGCCTGCTCAGCGGCACCACCTGCTGCATTTTCGACGGCAGCCCCGGCGGCACCAAGGACAAGCCGGACTGGGGCACGCTGTGGCGCTTCGTGGCGCAGTCGAAAGCGACCTTCTTCGGTGCCGGCGCGGCGTTCTTCGCCAATTGCGTCAAGGCCGAGGTCGATCTTGCCGCCGCCGGCGATCTGTCGCGGTTGCGCTGCCTCGGCTCGACCGGCTCGCCGCTCAGCGCCGATACGCAAGCCTGGTTCAACGATTGCTTCGCGGCGCTGTCGAAGACCAACGGCAGCAAGGCGCAGGCCGATATCTGGTGGGCCAACATCTCCGGCGGCACCGATTTCGCCGGCGCCTTCATCGGCGGCAATCGCGAGCTGCCGCAGACGCCGGGCGCGATGCAGTGCCGCCTGCTCGGTGCTGCCGTCGAAGCCTTCAGCGAACAGGGCCGCGCCGTGATCGACGAGGTCGGCGAGCTCGTCTGCACCGAGCCGATGCCGTCGATGCCGCTCTATTTCTGGAACGACAAGGACGGTACGCGCTATCGCTCCAGCTATTTCGAGACCTATCCGGACAACTTTGACGGCAGTGGCCGCGGGCCGGTGTGGCGGCACGGCGACTGGCTCAAGATCAATCCGGACGGCTCCTGCATCATCTACGGCCGCAGCGATGCGACCATCAACCGGCACGGCCTGCGCATGGGCACCAGCGAGCTCTATTCCGCGATCGAGGTGCTGCCCGAAGTGCTCGATAGCCTCGTCGTCGACCTCGAATATCTCGGCCGCGACAGCTACATGCCGCTGTTCGTCGTGCTGCGCGAAGGTGTCACCTTCGACGGCGCGATGCAGGCCAAGATCAACAAGGCCATCGAAGCCAGTCTTTCGCGGCGCTTCCTTCCGAACGAGATCTTTGCCGTATCCGAGATCCCGCGCACGCTCTCCGGCAAGAAGCAGGAGCTGCCGATCAAGAAGCTGCTGCTCGGCCAGCCCGTCGAGAAGGTCATCAACAAGGAGGCGATGGCCAATCCCGCCTGCCTCGACTGGTATCTGGAATTCGCGCGCAAATATCTCGCGCGGACCGCGGCATGA
- a CDS encoding AI-2E family transporter yields the protein MPVKSLRQLLTGEDIIQLLIRVVLLGLLIIWTFLIIRPFVPILAWSGVLAVAFYPAFSWVAKVLGGRPKTAAAILTLITLGIVIGPATWLGISAVDGVRELARQLGTGDLALQSAPEQLKSWPLVGPWLYELWDQAYNNIRAVLREVAPYLQPLAGPLLSLAGDAGVGTLQFLVSVFVAGFLFPHGPRLVAAGRGFLFRIVPEQSEHFLGLAGATIRAVAQGVIGVAIVQALLAGIGFKLAAVPSAGLLAFIVLLLSIVQIGAFLVLLPVIIWIWTAKDVTTALLLTVFLVLVGFIDTMLKPLVMGRGLTTPTIVIFVGVIGGTLAHGIVGLFIGPIILSVAWEMMMAWIRTEDRAEADEG from the coding sequence GTGCCAGTGAAAAGCCTCCGTCAGCTCCTGACGGGAGAGGACATCATCCAGCTCCTGATCCGGGTCGTCCTGCTCGGCCTGCTGATCATCTGGACCTTCCTGATCATTCGCCCGTTCGTGCCGATCCTGGCCTGGAGCGGCGTACTCGCGGTCGCGTTCTATCCGGCGTTCAGCTGGGTCGCCAAAGTCCTGGGCGGCCGGCCCAAGACCGCGGCTGCGATCCTCACCTTGATCACGCTCGGCATCGTCATTGGACCGGCGACCTGGCTCGGCATCAGCGCCGTGGATGGCGTGCGCGAGCTGGCACGCCAGCTCGGCACCGGCGATCTCGCGCTCCAGTCGGCGCCGGAGCAGCTCAAATCCTGGCCGCTGGTCGGCCCGTGGCTCTATGAGCTCTGGGACCAGGCCTACAACAACATCCGCGCGGTGCTGCGCGAGGTGGCGCCGTATCTCCAGCCGCTGGCGGGACCGCTGCTGTCGCTCGCCGGCGATGCCGGTGTCGGCACCCTCCAGTTCCTGGTCTCGGTGTTCGTGGCCGGCTTCCTGTTTCCGCATGGGCCGCGGCTGGTCGCGGCCGGCCGCGGCTTCCTGTTTCGCATCGTGCCCGAGCAGAGCGAGCATTTCCTGGGGCTGGCGGGCGCGACCATCCGCGCCGTGGCACAGGGCGTGATCGGTGTCGCGATCGTGCAGGCGCTGCTCGCCGGCATCGGCTTCAAGCTCGCGGCGGTGCCGAGCGCGGGCCTGCTTGCCTTCATCGTGCTGCTGCTCTCGATCGTGCAGATCGGCGCCTTCCTCGTGCTGCTGCCGGTCATCATCTGGATCTGGACCGCCAAGGACGTCACCACGGCGCTGCTGCTCACCGTGTTTCTCGTCCTGGTCGGCTTCATCGACACCATGCTGAAGCCGCTCGTCATGGGGCGCGGCCTGACCACGCCGACCATCGTGATCTTCGTCGGCGTGATCGGCGGCACGCTCGCCCACGGCATCGTCGGCCTGTTCATCGGGCCGATCATCCTGTCGGTCGCCTGGGAGATGATGATGGCCTGGATCAGGACCGAGGACCGCGCGGAGGCGGACGAGGGCTGA
- a CDS encoding NUDIX hydrolase produces the protein MAKSSKLVAAKRGKVLLVRRRSDGLWMFPGGRKRARESDKDCLRREIKEELPKLKLGRISLWKEVTARNKRSGRKMSDAIFIAKNAKGRLAIGDKNEIDRAAWQKPRGIRLTATSRYIRDRLFPRKRSRR, from the coding sequence ATGGCGAAGTCTTCCAAGCTCGTCGCCGCCAAGCGCGGCAAGGTTTTGTTGGTCAGACGGCGATCGGACGGCCTGTGGATGTTCCCGGGCGGCCGCAAGCGTGCGCGCGAGTCCGACAAGGACTGTCTGCGGCGGGAGATCAAGGAGGAGCTGCCCAAGCTCAAGCTCGGCAGGATCAGCCTCTGGAAGGAAGTGACGGCCAGGAACAAGCGCTCGGGCCGCAAGATGAGCGATGCGATCTTCATCGCCAAGAACGCCAAGGGCAGGCTTGCGATCGGCGACAAGAACGAGATCGATCGCGCCGCCTGGCAGAAGCCGCGTGGCATCCGCCTGACCGCGACCTCCCGCTACATCCGCGATCGCCTGTTTCCGAGGAAGCGGTCGCGCCGGTAG